From the Hevea brasiliensis isolate MT/VB/25A 57/8 chromosome 15, ASM3005281v1, whole genome shotgun sequence genome, one window contains:
- the LOC110670877 gene encoding protein ABCI12, chloroplastic isoform X1 — MNSAHRHSAILTITSPSFSGEFRNPNFKTLIPQNCARIYTKCRLNPKPSISIYKIPTSLKLRTSKIRASVDNTGETGNWLNRFPTGALAADKIFSLISGATASPIGQFISSPTTFLHSVDPRIKLIWLLVLVVLPARSHIVMRFGLVVYIALLSIWILPRQVWMDQLGRVSLLSGILLIMLGLGSDSAPPLVQPRTPPPAMMDLPNLPMSLGGYSYLIMKLGPLKFTRKGLSVASTAACLTFTIFQSASLCLATTTPEQLAFSLRWFMLPLRYIGVPVAEITLTLLLSLRFINLVFDEVRNVALGIVSRRINWEQLTIMETIDIFASYIRRIFKNIFNHAEQISQAMIVRGFRGDSNSHKIYFLSVSSIGMADFISVLCLIGVVGGAFLSDHFLV; from the exons ATGAACTCCGCGCACAGGCACAGCGCAATCCTAACGATCACTTCCCCTTCTTTCTCCGGCGAATTtcgaaaccctaatttcaaaaccTTAATTCCTCAAAATTGCGCTCGAATTTACACTAAATGTCGTCTAAACCCTAAACCTAGTATTTCCATTTATAAAATCCCTACAAGTTTGAAGCTGAGAACTTCCAAAATTAGAGCTTCAGTGGACAACACGGGTGAGACTGGGAACTGGTTAAATCGGTTTCCGACAGGCGCTTTGGCTGCCGATAAGATTTTTAGTCTTATTTCGGGTGCCACAGCGAGTCCTATTGGCCAGTTCATATCTTCGCCAACCACCTTTTTGCACTCTGTTGACCCCAGAATTAAATTG ATATGGCTCTTGGTCTTAGTTGTTTTGCCAGCACGGTCACATATAGTAATGCGTTTTGGATTGGTAGTGTACATTGCTCTTCTGTCAATATGGATTCTCCCAAGACAAGTCTGGATG GATCAGTTGGGAAGAGTGTCATTGCTTTCTGGAATTCTATTGATAATGTTGGGGCTGGGTTCAGATAGTGCACCTCCTCTTGTCCAGCCAAGAACTCCACCACCTGCaatgatggacttacccaatcttcCTATGTCTTTGGGAGGTTATTCGTATTTAATCATGAAGCTAGGGCCATTAAAGTTTACAAGGAAGGGTCTATCAGTAGCAAGCACAGCTGCATGCTTAACCTTTACT ATTTTCCAAAGTGCAAGCCTCTGCTTGGCAACCACAACTCCAGAACAATTGGCATTTTCATTGCGGTGGTTTATGCTCCCTTTGAGGTATATTGGTGTACCAGTGGCTGAAATTACCCTTACCCTCTTACTGTCTTTGAGGTTCATCAATCTAGTGTTTGACGAG GTACGGAATGTTGCACTAGGGATTGTATCTCGTAGGATCAATTGGGAGCAATTGACAATCATGGAGACAATTGATA TTTTTGCTTCCTACATACGTAGAATCTTCAAGAATATTTTTAACCATGCAGAGCAGATATCTCAG GCCATGATTGTGCGGGGTTTTAGAGGGGACAGCAACTCTCATAAAATCTACTTCTTATCAGTGTCATCAATTGGGATGGCAGATTTTATTTCTGTACTGTGCCTGATTGGTGTTGTGGGTGGTGCTTTTCTATCTGACCATTTCCTTGTCTGA
- the LOC110670877 gene encoding protein ABCI12, chloroplastic isoform X2, with protein sequence MNSAHRHSAILTITSPSFSGEFRNPNFKTLIPQNCARIYTKCRLNPKPSISIYKIPTSLKLRTSKIRASVDNTGETGNWLNRFPTGALAADKIFSLISGATASPIGQFISSPTTFLHSVDPRIKLIWLLVLVVLPARSHIVMRFGLVVYIALLSIWILPRQVWMDQLGRVSLLSGILLIMLGLGSDSAPPLVQPRTPPPAMMDLPNLPMSLGGYSYLIMKLGPLKFTRKGLSVASTAACLTFTVRNVALGIVSRRINWEQLTIMETIDIFASYIRRIFKNIFNHAEQISQAMIVRGFRGDSNSHKIYFLSVSSIGMADFISVLCLIGVVGGAFLSDHFLV encoded by the exons ATGAACTCCGCGCACAGGCACAGCGCAATCCTAACGATCACTTCCCCTTCTTTCTCCGGCGAATTtcgaaaccctaatttcaaaaccTTAATTCCTCAAAATTGCGCTCGAATTTACACTAAATGTCGTCTAAACCCTAAACCTAGTATTTCCATTTATAAAATCCCTACAAGTTTGAAGCTGAGAACTTCCAAAATTAGAGCTTCAGTGGACAACACGGGTGAGACTGGGAACTGGTTAAATCGGTTTCCGACAGGCGCTTTGGCTGCCGATAAGATTTTTAGTCTTATTTCGGGTGCCACAGCGAGTCCTATTGGCCAGTTCATATCTTCGCCAACCACCTTTTTGCACTCTGTTGACCCCAGAATTAAATTG ATATGGCTCTTGGTCTTAGTTGTTTTGCCAGCACGGTCACATATAGTAATGCGTTTTGGATTGGTAGTGTACATTGCTCTTCTGTCAATATGGATTCTCCCAAGACAAGTCTGGATG GATCAGTTGGGAAGAGTGTCATTGCTTTCTGGAATTCTATTGATAATGTTGGGGCTGGGTTCAGATAGTGCACCTCCTCTTGTCCAGCCAAGAACTCCACCACCTGCaatgatggacttacccaatcttcCTATGTCTTTGGGAGGTTATTCGTATTTAATCATGAAGCTAGGGCCATTAAAGTTTACAAGGAAGGGTCTATCAGTAGCAAGCACAGCTGCATGCTTAACCTTTACT GTACGGAATGTTGCACTAGGGATTGTATCTCGTAGGATCAATTGGGAGCAATTGACAATCATGGAGACAATTGATA TTTTTGCTTCCTACATACGTAGAATCTTCAAGAATATTTTTAACCATGCAGAGCAGATATCTCAG GCCATGATTGTGCGGGGTTTTAGAGGGGACAGCAACTCTCATAAAATCTACTTCTTATCAGTGTCATCAATTGGGATGGCAGATTTTATTTCTGTACTGTGCCTGATTGGTGTTGTGGGTGGTGCTTTTCTATCTGACCATTTCCTTGTCTGA
- the LOC110648338 gene encoding membrane protein PM19L, giving the protein MASGASKSAAFLLLIVNIALYFIMIVIASWAVNHGIKRSRETASVLSIPARIFPIYFPMGNMATGFFIIFSLLSAVVGIGTSLTGLHNIVQWNVSNLHAAAASSVTTLSLTLLAMGLACKEINIGWTDSNLRTLEVVTIIVSATQLFCTGAICAGVKDVSARYGA; this is encoded by the exons ATGGCTTCAGGAGCATCTAAATCGGCAGCCTTCTTGCTCTTAATCGTCAATATTGCCCTTTACTTCATTATGATAGTAATTGCTTCATGGGCTGTAAATCATGGGATTAAAAGATCTCGGGAAACGG CGTCTGTTTTATCAATTCCGGCTCGCATATTTCCAATATACTTCCCAATGGGAAACATGGCAACAGGTTTCTTCATCATTTTCTCCCTCCTTTCTGCCGTAGTTGGCATCGGTACCTCCCTTACAGGACTCCATAATATTGTTCAATGGAACGTTTCAAACTTACATGCGGCTGCTGCTTCCTCTGTGACAACCTTGTCACTCACTCTACTAGCCATGGG ATTGGCATGTAAAGAGATTAACATAGGCTGGACAGATTCAAACTTG CGCACTCTTGAAGTTGTGACGATAATAGTGAGCGCTACCCAGTTGTTCTGCACTGGTGCTATATGTGCTGGGGTTAAAGATGTGTCTGCACGATACGGGGCCTAA
- the LOC110670877 gene encoding protein ABCI12, chloroplastic isoform X3, translating into MRFGLVVYIALLSIWILPRQVWMDQLGRVSLLSGILLIMLGLGSDSAPPLVQPRTPPPAMMDLPNLPMSLGGYSYLIMKLGPLKFTRKGLSVASTAACLTFTIFQSASLCLATTTPEQLAFSLRWFMLPLRYIGVPVAEITLTLLLSLRFINLVFDEVRNVALGIVSRRINWEQLTIMETIDIFASYIRRIFKNIFNHAEQISQAMIVRGFRGDSNSHKIYFLSVSSIGMADFISVLCLIGVVGGAFLSDHFLV; encoded by the exons ATGCGTTTTGGATTGGTAGTGTACATTGCTCTTCTGTCAATATGGATTCTCCCAAGACAAGTCTGGATG GATCAGTTGGGAAGAGTGTCATTGCTTTCTGGAATTCTATTGATAATGTTGGGGCTGGGTTCAGATAGTGCACCTCCTCTTGTCCAGCCAAGAACTCCACCACCTGCaatgatggacttacccaatcttcCTATGTCTTTGGGAGGTTATTCGTATTTAATCATGAAGCTAGGGCCATTAAAGTTTACAAGGAAGGGTCTATCAGTAGCAAGCACAGCTGCATGCTTAACCTTTACT ATTTTCCAAAGTGCAAGCCTCTGCTTGGCAACCACAACTCCAGAACAATTGGCATTTTCATTGCGGTGGTTTATGCTCCCTTTGAGGTATATTGGTGTACCAGTGGCTGAAATTACCCTTACCCTCTTACTGTCTTTGAGGTTCATCAATCTAGTGTTTGACGAG GTACGGAATGTTGCACTAGGGATTGTATCTCGTAGGATCAATTGGGAGCAATTGACAATCATGGAGACAATTGATA TTTTTGCTTCCTACATACGTAGAATCTTCAAGAATATTTTTAACCATGCAGAGCAGATATCTCAG GCCATGATTGTGCGGGGTTTTAGAGGGGACAGCAACTCTCATAAAATCTACTTCTTATCAGTGTCATCAATTGGGATGGCAGATTTTATTTCTGTACTGTGCCTGATTGGTGTTGTGGGTGGTGCTTTTCTATCTGACCATTTCCTTGTCTGA